The Winogradskyella schleiferi genome has a window encoding:
- a CDS encoding T9SS type B sorting domain-containing protein gives MLKPTSLTQFIIGFCLFAVVLSKHGNAQMVIGTPNLGFSQACASDSFNSFNATFIFSPESLLNASNQFIVELSDSDGEFTDPTIIYTSATGAITVSPATFDFSFPESTAGENYRIRIKSTSPAATSSRSVPFAAYYKTQDSPFTINNLVSTGAFCTGGSYLLTIDNPGNGSNDSPLLYPNLTFSWYKETSPTTSVFVAEGPTLSVNTNGTYFVETNYGTCTSNSFSNRVTISEAVSGEANATIASSLGNPFCPEQGLTTLSTIGGNTYQWFKDGNIIPDATTQMYQTNESGTFSVQVDLGECSASGSIELVSELFESTIDVPEYNEMLSDESLVVSVTTTAQNPTYEWYLNNSTISGATDASFEATEFGDYKVVISETTGCEASMEYAFSIEEALDLFPDVEKIPNIISPNGDLINDTWIIPPAYVSGTNTEVIIMTNRGNVVLQTNDYQNNWPENDLNLTNISQVYYYIITTPDNETKKGSITVVK, from the coding sequence ATGCTTAAACCTACTTCCCTAACTCAATTCATAATTGGATTTTGCCTTTTTGCCGTTGTTTTATCAAAACATGGCAATGCGCAAATGGTTATTGGTACACCAAATTTAGGATTTAGCCAAGCATGTGCGAGCGATTCGTTTAACTCCTTTAATGCTACCTTTATTTTTTCACCAGAGTCATTATTGAATGCTTCAAATCAATTTATTGTAGAATTATCTGATTCAGATGGTGAGTTTACTGATCCAACTATTATATATACTTCTGCGACAGGAGCGATAACAGTTTCTCCTGCAACGTTTGATTTTTCATTTCCAGAGTCAACGGCAGGAGAGAATTACCGTATTAGAATTAAAAGTACTTCACCAGCCGCTACAAGTTCTAGATCTGTTCCGTTTGCAGCTTATTATAAAACACAGGATTCACCTTTTACTATTAACAATCTAGTATCTACTGGTGCATTCTGTACTGGTGGCAGTTATTTATTAACGATTGACAATCCTGGTAATGGATCAAACGACTCACCACTACTCTATCCAAACCTTACGTTTAGTTGGTATAAAGAAACGAGTCCTACAACCTCTGTTTTTGTGGCAGAAGGGCCAACACTATCTGTAAATACTAATGGCACTTACTTTGTAGAGACCAATTACGGCACTTGTACCTCCAATTCATTTTCTAATCGGGTTACCATTAGCGAAGCTGTATCTGGAGAAGCCAATGCTACTATTGCGTCTAGTTTAGGAAATCCATTTTGTCCTGAACAAGGGCTTACCACTTTAAGTACTATAGGAGGAAACACGTATCAATGGTTTAAGGATGGCAATATTATACCAGATGCCACAACCCAAATGTACCAAACCAATGAATCTGGTACGTTTTCAGTTCAAGTAGATTTAGGAGAATGTTCTGCTTCGGGTTCTATAGAGTTGGTTAGCGAATTATTTGAAAGCACTATCGATGTTCCAGAATATAATGAAATGCTTTCAGACGAATCATTAGTTGTGAGTGTAACCACTACAGCGCAAAACCCAACATATGAATGGTATTTAAACAACTCAACTATTTCAGGCGCAACTGATGCGTCTTTCGAAGCTACCGAATTCGGCGATTATAAAGTAGTCATTTCTGAAACCACAGGTTGTGAAGCCTCTATGGAATATGCATTTAGTATTGAAGAAGCCCTAGATCTTTTTCCAGATGTCGAAAAAATACCAAATATCATTAGCCCAAATGGGGATTTAATCAATGATACTTGGATTATACCGCCAGCATATGTCAGTGGCACTAATACCGAAGTTATTATAATGACCAATCGTGGAAACGTAGTTTTACAAACCAATGATTATCAAAACAATTGGCCAGAAAACGATTTAAACTTAACAAATATCAGTCAAGTGTATTATTACATCATCACAACGCCTGATAACGAAACAAAAAAAGGTTCTATAACCGTAGTGAAATGA
- a CDS encoding ThuA domain-containing protein, giving the protein MLKKLMLLFVFMVFHTSSSQNTSILVFSKTAGYKHKSIASGKQALNKMATENNWNITFSADASLFNPKNLSNFDVLVFLNTTGDILNDGQQNAMKSFLTNGKGFVGIHSAADTEADWEWYVNLLGATFGSHPKAQKATLHINKSHKHKAVEHLNDSEVFFDEWYNFLNPVAQHVNVLATLDENSYSGEQMGITHPITWYHHYDGARVFYTGLGHTTESYADERLLKQLEAGIKWASGMEQATTLSDKWTSLLAGEPNNTWDIFIGVPNKTVKDLPIIDPNSNGIKGEPLGLNNDPKKVFNFIADKNGKHTAHITGEIYGALTTKQEYENYHLKLKVKWGKKKWEPRLENLRDSGLLYHCVGPYRKFWNVWMRSQELQIQEGDMGDYYALGGAAADIPAKKAEENGKTMMFYDQNGEFYTGNTKIAVDNEKENGKWNSIELITFNGTSIHIVNGKVMMTLYNSRQKHEEGFVPLTRGKIQIQSEGAEVFYKDIEIKSIDKIPSEYQNYLKD; this is encoded by the coding sequence ATGTTAAAAAAACTAATGCTTTTATTCGTGTTTATGGTGTTTCATACTTCGAGCTCTCAAAATACTTCAATTCTCGTGTTTTCAAAAACTGCAGGCTACAAGCATAAATCCATTGCATCCGGAAAACAAGCCTTAAATAAAATGGCCACAGAGAATAATTGGAACATAACTTTTTCGGCAGACGCAAGTTTATTTAATCCAAAGAATTTGTCAAATTTTGATGTTCTGGTTTTCCTGAATACCACAGGAGATATTTTAAATGATGGACAGCAAAATGCAATGAAATCATTTTTGACCAATGGAAAAGGATTTGTTGGCATACATTCTGCTGCTGATACAGAAGCGGATTGGGAATGGTATGTGAATTTATTAGGAGCTACTTTCGGAAGTCACCCAAAAGCACAAAAAGCTACGCTACATATTAATAAGTCACACAAGCACAAAGCAGTAGAGCATCTCAATGATAGCGAAGTGTTTTTTGATGAATGGTATAATTTTTTAAATCCCGTTGCACAACATGTCAACGTATTGGCAACTTTAGACGAAAATTCTTATTCCGGTGAACAAATGGGAATTACACATCCTATTACCTGGTATCACCATTATGATGGAGCTAGAGTTTTTTATACAGGACTTGGCCATACCACAGAATCTTATGCTGATGAGCGTCTATTAAAACAATTAGAGGCTGGTATTAAATGGGCTTCTGGAATGGAACAAGCCACTACTCTTTCCGATAAATGGACTTCATTATTAGCAGGAGAACCAAATAACACTTGGGATATATTCATAGGAGTACCAAATAAAACAGTAAAAGATTTACCAATTATAGATCCAAATAGTAATGGTATAAAGGGTGAGCCTTTAGGTTTGAATAACGACCCGAAAAAAGTATTCAATTTTATTGCAGATAAAAACGGAAAACATACTGCACATATTACGGGTGAAATTTATGGTGCTTTAACAACAAAACAGGAATACGAAAATTACCATTTAAAATTGAAAGTGAAATGGGGTAAGAAAAAATGGGAGCCTAGACTGGAAAATTTAAGAGATAGCGGTTTATTATACCATTGTGTTGGTCCTTATCGGAAATTTTGGAATGTTTGGATGCGTTCCCAAGAGTTACAAATTCAAGAAGGAGATATGGGAGATTATTATGCTCTTGGAGGAGCTGCGGCAGATATACCCGCAAAAAAGGCTGAAGAAAATGGAAAGACTATGATGTTTTATGATCAAAACGGAGAATTTTATACGGGTAATACCAAAATAGCTGTAGATAATGAAAAGGAGAACGGAAAATGGAATAGCATTGAATTAATCACTTTTAATGGCACCAGTATCCATATTGTCAATGGTAAGGTAATGATGACGCTATATAATTCTAGACAAAAACATGAAGAAGGATTTGTGCCCTTAACTAGAGGGAAAATACAGATACAAAGTGAAGGCGCCGAAGTTTTTTATAAAGATATAGAAATTAAATCTATTGATAAGATTCCAAGTGAATATCAAAACTATTTAAAAGATTAG
- a CDS encoding PorP/SprF family type IX secretion system membrane protein: MKKYLLILIICTCSIQTFYSQEDDGVVSLAIPTRNSLTFNRYTINPTFSFVREQTKFISIYNKREWVQFDNAPLTYLASYSGRFGENLGAGLGLFQQNYGVLTTFGGILNFAYNAKLGQDSNLTFGINIGAYKSGVNTGNVVTNFDDPSLQNVPENFLMTINPGINYGTEFLDFGLSFNNLVLYNFETSAMIEDNPQQSIQAHVMYTGYMSSRGFFDESKFTALVRSDFQKDETIISGVAMVTVPKGIWAQAGYNTLYGASGGVGINITKQIAIEYNYERTFGNLNNFGSSHEITLAYRFKNDNYYDYSREDEVSSIISGGNKRRRISKSSKSRTASRKSTNDTKLGTNVSKAKSEADEQAKLVAEQKAKAKAHEQAEVIAAQQRAQQEAEAKAKIIEEQKAKELAEVQAELDQIEAEKKAEARAATRARLEAEKAKAEADAQAKLLAEQKAKAKADAQAKLMAEQKAKAEAEAQAKLLAEQKAKAEADAQAKLIAEQKAKAEADAQAKLLAEQKAKAKADAQAKLLAEQKAKAEADAQAELLAEQKAKEEADAQAQLIAEQKAKAEADAQAKLLAEQRAKEDAISNPTDELAKSMQGITKITEASKVIQNELFEQFNDIVDIKDQDLKDLKEENDLSDQGITVQPKPFKSVTAENNKLNAIKSDLENVIKTRSEKIDELNKLYEERTEVGEYALDEVNLFYKKEIKRLKSEQLKAIELKAQLDKKLEAIKVATEFEKRRRIKRAAFNNEEDRYSQDRAMLKNIKQTTKLSDKPLKAEDFDFGEVLGNNIKILKNIDNVESGYYLIIAVHSDTTKRNEFVTNVVASGRSNVDFFHDVNTSKYYIFYDKFENIGNANEALKTKGDRPYNGKMSIVKIEN; this comes from the coding sequence ATGAAAAAATATCTTTTGATATTAATAATATGCACCTGTTCTATACAGACGTTCTATTCTCAAGAAGATGATGGAGTGGTTTCGCTTGCAATTCCCACGAGGAATTCTTTGACGTTTAATAGATATACTATAAATCCAACATTCAGTTTCGTTAGGGAACAAACCAAGTTCATCAGTATTTACAATAAGCGTGAATGGGTACAATTCGATAACGCACCACTCACCTATTTAGCCAGTTATTCAGGGCGTTTTGGGGAAAACTTGGGAGCAGGTTTGGGATTGTTTCAACAAAATTATGGCGTACTTACCACCTTCGGTGGTATTTTGAATTTTGCCTATAATGCTAAATTAGGTCAGGATAGTAATCTTACGTTTGGTATTAATATTGGCGCCTATAAAAGTGGTGTAAATACAGGAAATGTAGTTACCAATTTTGATGATCCTTCACTGCAGAATGTACCAGAGAACTTTCTAATGACCATTAATCCTGGTATTAATTACGGCACGGAGTTTTTAGATTTTGGATTATCATTTAACAATTTGGTCTTATATAATTTTGAAACTTCGGCCATGATTGAAGATAATCCACAACAAAGTATTCAAGCACACGTCATGTACACAGGTTACATGAGTAGCAGAGGTTTTTTTGACGAAAGTAAGTTTACAGCTTTAGTACGATCCGATTTTCAGAAAGATGAAACCATCATTTCTGGAGTTGCTATGGTAACTGTACCTAAAGGAATCTGGGCACAAGCCGGCTATAATACACTTTATGGAGCTTCTGGAGGTGTTGGAATTAATATCACGAAGCAAATTGCAATTGAATATAATTATGAAAGAACTTTTGGGAATTTAAACAATTTTGGGTCTTCACATGAAATCACCTTGGCTTACCGATTCAAAAACGATAATTATTATGATTATAGTCGTGAAGATGAAGTAAGCAGTATTATTTCGGGAGGAAACAAAAGACGTCGTATTTCTAAATCTTCAAAATCCAGAACAGCAAGTCGTAAATCAACTAATGACACGAAACTTGGAACTAACGTTTCAAAAGCAAAATCTGAAGCTGATGAGCAGGCAAAATTAGTAGCAGAACAAAAAGCAAAAGCGAAAGCCCACGAACAAGCAGAAGTTATAGCAGCCCAGCAAAGAGCACAACAAGAAGCTGAAGCTAAAGCCAAGATAATTGAAGAACAGAAAGCAAAAGAATTAGCTGAAGTACAGGCAGAACTCGACCAAATTGAAGCAGAAAAAAAGGCTGAAGCAAGAGCGGCAACAAGAGCAAGACTCGAAGCAGAAAAAGCAAAAGCAGAAGCTGATGCACAAGCAAAACTATTAGCAGAGCAAAAGGCTAAGGCCAAAGCTGATGCGCAAGCTAAACTAATGGCAGAACAAAAAGCGAAAGCAGAAGCTGAAGCTCAAGCCAAACTGTTAGCAGAACAAAAAGCGAAAGCAGAAGCCGACGCCCAAGCCAAATTAATAGCAGAACAAAAAGCTAAAGCTGAAGCCGATGCACAAGCAAAATTATTAGCAGAGCAAAAGGCTAAGGCCAAAGCTGATGCGCAAGCCAAATTATTGGCAGAACAAAAAGCTAAAGCCGAAGCTGATGCACAAGCTGAGCTATTAGCAGAGCAAAAGGCTAAAGAAGAAGCCGACGCCCAAGCTCAATTAATAGCAGAACAAAAAGCTAAAGCGGAAGCCGATGCACAAGCAAAATTATTAGCAGAGCAAAGAGCTAAAGAAGATGCTATTTCTAATCCAACAGACGAGCTTGCGAAGTCTATGCAAGGCATAACGAAAATTACAGAGGCCTCTAAAGTTATTCAAAATGAATTGTTTGAACAGTTTAATGATATCGTTGATATAAAAGATCAAGACCTCAAGGATCTTAAAGAAGAAAATGATTTAAGTGACCAAGGAATTACAGTTCAACCAAAACCATTTAAAAGTGTAACTGCGGAAAACAACAAACTTAATGCTATTAAATCAGATTTAGAAAACGTCATCAAAACTAGAAGTGAAAAGATTGATGAATTAAATAAGCTTTACGAAGAAAGAACCGAAGTTGGAGAATATGCTTTAGATGAAGTCAACTTGTTTTACAAAAAAGAAATAAAGCGTTTAAAATCCGAACAATTAAAAGCGATTGAATTAAAAGCTCAATTAGATAAAAAACTGGAAGCTATCAAAGTGGCCACAGAATTTGAAAAAAGAAGACGTATTAAACGCGCCGCTTTCAATAATGAAGAAGATAGATATAGCCAAGATAGAGCAATGTTGAAAAACATAAAACAAACCACAAAACTAAGTGATAAACCTTTAAAAGCTGAAGACTTCGATTTTGGGGAAGTTTTAGGTAATAATATTAAAATTCTAAAAAATATTGATAATGTTGAAAGTGGCTATTACCTAATCATAGCTGTGCATAGCGACACAACCAAAAGAAATGAATTTGTGACCAATGTTGTTGCGTCTGGTCGATCTAATGTCGATTTTTTCCATGATGTCAACACAAGTAAGTATTACATATTCTATGATAAATTTGAAAATATCGGAAATGCTAATGAAGCCTTAAAAACAAAAGGAGACAGACCATATAATGGGAAAATGTCTATTGTTAAAATTGAAAATTAA
- a CDS encoding acyl-CoA desaturase, with protein sequence MIIILFVLVLWYGGLFFQSFFLHRYAAHQVFTMSKTMERITFVLTWVFQGSSYLSAYGYGIMHRMHHAYTDTEKDPHSPSYDDNVFAMMWKTKTIYQDINQQRIAVDQRFTKNVPQWKGFDSFASSRVSRLLWIALYILFFAFFTTAWWQWLLLPITFLMAPIHGVIINWFGHIYGYVNFKMKNTSKNLFRFDFLMMGEGYHNNHHKHASRANFGVKWYEIDVTYLIIRFLDTLGFIKLKPVRVKH encoded by the coding sequence ATGATTATTATTCTTTTTGTCTTGGTGCTTTGGTATGGCGGTTTATTCTTTCAATCATTTTTCTTGCATCGTTACGCAGCACATCAAGTGTTTACGATGTCCAAAACCATGGAACGTATAACGTTTGTGCTTACATGGGTATTTCAAGGATCCAGTTATTTAAGTGCTTACGGATATGGTATAATGCATCGCATGCACCATGCTTACACAGATACAGAAAAAGACCCACATTCTCCATCCTATGACGATAATGTTTTTGCCATGATGTGGAAAACGAAAACAATTTATCAGGATATCAATCAACAACGAATTGCTGTCGATCAGCGTTTTACGAAAAATGTGCCGCAATGGAAAGGATTTGATAGTTTCGCAAGTTCCCGCGTTTCAAGATTGCTTTGGATTGCGTTGTATATCCTTTTCTTCGCTTTTTTTACAACCGCTTGGTGGCAATGGTTATTATTGCCCATCACGTTTTTAATGGCACCAATCCATGGCGTCATCATTAATTGGTTTGGACATATTTATGGCTATGTAAATTTTAAAATGAAAAATACAAGTAAGAATCTGTTTCGTTTCGATTTTTTAATGATGGGCGAAGGTTATCACAATAATCATCATAAGCATGCGAGTAGAGCCAATTTTGGCGTCAAATGGTACGAAATTGATGTCACATATCTTATTATAAGATTTTTAGATACACTTGGTTTTATTAAATTGAAACCAGTTAGAGTCAAGCATTGA
- a CDS encoding peptidase associated/transthyretin-like domain-containing protein, translating to MAQESHTNSDFKLPIYDRAEDQLRNTDTIPDFRSKTNQLKLTGVIYQSDGVTPAKDVILYIEQPDEDGDFELRNKGDARYVLHRSWVKTDADGRYTFYTFVPGGDRRFNQLQQVHPIVKEASKQAYVLETFLFDEDPLLTKTCRKRMAKKGDPTRILTPKEVDGMLVAERNIVLKS from the coding sequence ATGGCGCAAGAATCACATACTAATTCAGATTTTAAACTTCCTATATATGATCGTGCGGAAGATCAATTAAGAAATACAGATACGATTCCAGATTTTAGATCTAAAACGAATCAATTGAAATTAACTGGTGTTATTTATCAGAGTGATGGTGTCACTCCAGCTAAAGATGTGATTTTATATATTGAACAACCTGATGAAGATGGTGATTTTGAATTAAGAAATAAAGGTGATGCACGTTACGTTTTACACAGAAGTTGGGTAAAAACTGATGCCGACGGTAGATATACGTTTTACACTTTTGTTCCAGGAGGTGATAGAAGATTCAATCAGCTACAACAAGTACACCCAATTGTAAAAGAAGCATCGAAACAAGCTTATGTCCTTGAAACGTTTCTTTTTGATGAAGACCCTTTGTTAACAAAAACGTGTCGCAAACGTATGGCTAAAAAAGGTGATCCAACCAGAATCTTAACTCCTAAAGAGGTTGATGGAATGTTAGTTGCTGAACGTAATATTGTATTAAAAAGCTAA
- a CDS encoding mechanosensitive ion channel family protein — protein MIYLTTAQQSATETVAESVSNYYNTFLEVLPRIALGILIIIVGVLIAKLLTNIYRKRILKKANDPLMARFLAQSIKIILTLIAILIALQVAGLSGVATGILTAAGGAAIVLGFAFQDIGKNFLAGIILAFNRPFNINDTIKVADLFGKVKALNFRYMHMKTFDGRDIYVPNSDVLTKPVENYTADGFFRNDFVVGIGYEDDIDAAKQIINVILDNNKDIIHDQDHENFVFEDELAASTVNLKVFFWVNTLDYRKSAIVVRGNLIREVKQKLEDEGINLPADIKELKLYGNEKDIPLRVIQDAGNSSEQGKTV, from the coding sequence ATGATATATCTAACAACCGCTCAACAATCTGCAACAGAAACTGTAGCAGAGTCTGTTTCCAATTATTACAACACATTTCTTGAGGTTTTACCGCGAATAGCCCTAGGGATTCTTATAATTATTGTAGGAGTCCTCATAGCAAAACTACTCACAAATATTTATAGAAAACGTATTTTAAAAAAAGCCAACGATCCTTTGATGGCAAGGTTTTTAGCGCAATCTATAAAGATCATCTTAACGCTAATTGCAATTTTAATAGCGCTTCAAGTGGCTGGTTTAAGTGGTGTGGCCACAGGTATTTTAACGGCTGCTGGTGGAGCTGCGATTGTATTGGGTTTTGCATTTCAGGATATAGGAAAAAACTTTTTAGCTGGAATTATTTTAGCTTTTAATAGACCATTTAACATTAATGACACTATTAAAGTAGCAGATTTGTTTGGGAAGGTTAAAGCATTAAATTTCAGATATATGCATATGAAAACTTTTGATGGTAGAGATATTTACGTTCCCAATAGTGACGTTCTTACAAAGCCTGTTGAAAACTATACCGCTGACGGCTTCTTTAGAAATGATTTCGTAGTTGGTATTGGTTACGAAGACGATATTGATGCTGCCAAACAAATAATTAATGTCATTTTAGATAATAATAAGGATATTATTCACGATCAAGACCATGAAAATTTTGTGTTTGAGGATGAACTTGCCGCAAGTACTGTAAACTTAAAAGTATTTTTCTGGGTAAATACATTAGACTATAGAAAATCTGCTATTGTCGTAAGAGGTAACCTTATTAGGGAAGTGAAACAAAAACTAGAAGATGAAGGTATTAATTTACCTGCCGATATCAAAGAGCTTAAGTTGTATGGAAATGAGAAAGATATCCCTTTACGAGTAATTCAAGATGCTGGTAATTCAAGTGAACAAGGTAAAACTGTATAA